A genomic segment from Malaclemys terrapin pileata isolate rMalTer1 chromosome 1, rMalTer1.hap1, whole genome shotgun sequence encodes:
- the LOC128842743 gene encoding LOW QUALITY PROTEIN: interferon-induced protein with tetratricopeptide repeats 5-like (The sequence of the model RefSeq protein was modified relative to this genomic sequence to represent the inferred CDS: deleted 1 base in 1 codon) encodes MSPLCLKEKLQALQCHVTWNFEIRDKVDATHILQTLTLRIAHTHNQNQPVLLAMQAYLYHLQGQYEDALQSLREAKEILQRDHPDNFPRQVLVIYGNYAWLYYHLAHYDLVELYLDKVRKICSSLKSRSPYAAQITEIHAQKGWSLLAAGLRNGREATECFQMALREDEANGEFLAGLAIAAFASWTHTRKPVFWEAAKKKLGAVIREQQQNYEAKVYLARILKRADRQQAEALLEDVVQNSLDPEVLRNAAMFFQPEFIEKTISILERAISLNPNYHLLHYDLGYCYKIQLKEAKSGRGEILAAAIEAFKEAVQKDPVSVFSKLALAEMYGENTPHYQEEIYLNLMSEMPSLSKKCQQAVYLHWGDFLFYKQKSLWEAAEMYKAGFAIPDDYLERLQLKKRLEEVAGEFQQSSQTAEAEDIRDFIQQTETPRYMGRSTGGSNRAGDWRCRENV; translated from the exons ATGAG CCCCCTGTGCCTGAAGGAGAAGCTGCAGGCCCTCCAA TGCCACGTCACCTGGAACTTTGAAATCAGAGACAAGGTAGATGCAACTCACATTCTCCAAACTCTGACTCTCAGGATTGCCCACACTCACAACCAGAACCAACCCGTGCTCCTTGCCATGCAAGCTTATCTCTACCACCTGCAAGGGCAATATGAAGACGCTCTGCAAAGCCTTAGAGAAGCCAAGGAGATTCTGCAAAGAGATCACCCAGATAACTTCCCCCGGCAGGTCCTGGTCATTTACGGAAACTACGCCTGGCTCTATTATCACTTGGCCCACTATGATTTGGTTGAGCTTTACCTGGATAAGGTTAGAAAGATCTGCAGCTCCCTGAAGAGCCGCTCTCCATATGCAGCTCAGATCACTGAGATACATGCACAGAAAGGCTGGTCTCTTCTGGCAGCAGGCTTACGCAACGGCAGAGAAGCCACAGAGTGTTTCCAAATGGCATTGAGAGAAGACGAAGCAAATGGGGAGTTTCTTGCTGGGTTGGCAATCGCAGCCTTTGCATCATGGACTCACACACGCAAGCCTGTATTTTGGGAAGCAGCCAAAAAGAAGTTGGGTGCCGTTATCCGTGAACAGCAGCAAAACTATGAAGCTAAGGTGTATTTAGCCAGGATCCTTAAGAGGGCAGATAGACAGCAAGCAGAAGCCCTCTTAGAAGATGTTGTCCAGAATAGCCTGGACCCTGAGGTCCTGAGAAATGCAGCCATGTTCTTTCAACCAGAATTCATAGAAAAAACAATCTCTATTCTAGAGCGAGCAATATCTCTGAACCCCAATTATCATCTCCTTCACTATGACCTTGGGTATTGCTACAAGATACAACTGAAGGAGGCCAAGTCAGGCAGAGGAGAAATATTGGCAGCAGCTATTGAGGCCTTCAAAGAGGCTGTGCAAAAAGATCCAGTCTCTGTATTTTCAAAGCTGGCTTTAGCTGAAATGTATGGAGAAAATACACCTCACTACCAAGAAGAGATTTATCTCAATCTCATGAGTGAAATGCCCAGCCTCAGCAAGAAGTGTCAGCAGGCCGTCTACCTTCACTGGGGGGATTTCCTCTTCTACAAGCAGAAGTCACTGTGGGAGGCAGCTGAGATGTACAAAGCAGGTTTCGCCATTCCAGACGACTATCTGGAGAGGCTACAACTGAAAAAAAGGTTGGAAGAGGTGGCAGGAGAATTCCAGCAGAGCTCCCAAACCGCTGAGGCGGAGGACATACGTGACTTCATTCAACAGACTGAAACTCCACGGTACATGGGGAGATCCACTGGTGGCAGcaacagagcaggagactggaGATGTAGAGAAAATGTGTGA